The Gemmatimonadota bacterium genome contains the following window.
GCGGGGCGTTTTCATGAGAAGTGGGTTCTGGACTACGGCCACGGATCGGTGGCCGAGCACGCCGCCGTGCATCTTGGGGTGGAGCGGATTTCGCGATACGCCAGTGCCGTGCTGGAAGCGTCGCGCCTGGTCTCCGTCACGGAGTACTCGCAGCGATATCAGCGACCCTCGCGCGGGGACTATGTCACGCCCCCCGGGCTGGAGGAAACCGGGCTGGCCAATCGCTTCCACCGGCTCCAGCACGACACCTTCGACTGCTATGAGCGACTCTTCGACGGTCTTCACGCGCACCTTCTTCGCAACGGGACGCGCCACGAGGGCGAAAGCGACGCGGCCTTTTCACGCCGGATGGAAAAGCTGGCCTTCGAGGACGCCCGGTACGCGCTGACGCTGGCGGTCCACACGAATCTCGGGCTGACGGCGAACGCGCGGACGCTGGAACAGATGGTGTCACGCCTCTTGTCGGAGGACAGTCCCGAATCGCGTGCGCTGGGTGAGTCGATGCGCGACGCGGCACGCACCGTCGCCCCCACGCTGTTGAAGTACGCCATGCCGAACGAGGCCCGGAAAGCGGCCGCCGCGCTGTGTCAGGATTTCGCTGCGCGCCTGGACTCTCCGGATGTCCCCGGGACGGACCCCGTGGCCGAACTGGCCGCATACACCGGAGAGAACACGCCGGACCCGGAAGGCTGGGCGCTGGAGCGTGTGCTCGAAGCCGCGCTGACGCCCTCGTGGCGCGGGACGCTCGGGGATCTCGCGGACGCGCTGACCACCCTTCCCCGCCGTGAAGCGTTCTCCGCTTACCGGGAACTCCTCACCTCAACGGGGCCGCATGATTCCACGCCGCGCGCGCTGGAGGAAGTCTCCTACGCGTTCCGGATCACGCTGTCGGAAGCGGCGTGGCACCAGTTCTTGCGTCACCGGATGATGTCGCTTCACGCGGCCGCCCCGGATACCACCGTCGGCATCACCGTCCCTCCCGCCGTTCAGGACGCCGGGCTCACCGACACGCTGCGCGCCGCCATCGAACCGGCGGAAGTGCTGCACCGCGAACTACAGGACCGCGACCCGCGTCTCGCGCCGTACGCGGTCACGAACGCCCATCACCGCCGCATTCGCGCGCGCCTGAACCTCCGGCAGTTCCACCACATCGCCAACCTGCGGCTGGACTCGTCCGCGCAGTGGGACATTCGGAATGTGGTCG
Protein-coding sequences here:
- a CDS encoding FAD-dependent thymidylate synthase, translated to MESIAGSAESSALRAHVSSTTDDVYAITNLPEEVIAVVFAYVSRSPKSFRDNLLAVTEEKAGRFHEKWVLDYGHGSVAEHAAVHLGVERISRYASAVLEASRLVSVTEYSQRYQRPSRGDYVTPPGLEETGLANRFHRLQHDTFDCYERLFDGLHAHLLRNGTRHEGESDAAFSRRMEKLAFEDARYALTLAVHTNLGLTANARTLEQMVSRLLSEDSPESRALGESMRDAARTVAPTLLKYAMPNEARKAAAALCQDFAARLDSPDVPGTDPVAELAAYTGENTPDPEGWALERVLEAALTPSWRGTLGDLADALTTLPRREAFSAYRELLTSTGPHDSTPRALEEVSYAFRITLSEAAWHQFLRHRMMSLHAAAPDTTVGITVPPAVQDAGLTDTLRAAIEPAEVLHRELQDRDPRLAPYAVTNAHHRRIRARLNLRQFHHIANLRLDSSAQWDIRNVVVRMRDSIAEVHPRLCVHARARKDEARREMEPAATSPDSAR